In one Ornithinimicrobium pratense genomic region, the following are encoded:
- a CDS encoding VOC family protein, whose translation MDQRLSLVTLGVQDLDRARAFYTALGWEPGPSPEHIVFFQAGGMVVALWERAALGVDSGIDLGEGEGEDTPGSGDGWGGINLGLNLTSAADVDEQMSQAHDVGATILRQPGNRYWGGYSGVFADPDGHVWEIAYNPYWSVSEDGLTLLGDGRG comes from the coding sequence ATGGATCAGCGTCTGTCCCTCGTCACCCTCGGTGTGCAGGACCTCGACCGGGCGCGGGCGTTCTACACCGCGCTCGGCTGGGAGCCGGGACCCTCGCCGGAGCACATCGTCTTCTTCCAGGCCGGCGGCATGGTCGTCGCGCTGTGGGAGCGGGCCGCGCTCGGCGTGGACTCCGGGATCGACCTCGGTGAGGGCGAGGGCGAGGACACCCCGGGCAGCGGCGACGGCTGGGGTGGCATCAACCTGGGCCTGAACCTGACCAGCGCCGCCGACGTCGATGAGCAGATGTCGCAGGCCCACGACGTCGGCGCCACGATCCTGCGCCAGCCCGGCAACCGCTATTGGGGTGGCTACTCCGGCGTCTTCGCCGACCCGGACGGCCACGTCTGGGAGATCGCCTACAACCCCTACTGGAGCGTCTCCGAGGACGGCCTGACCCTGCTGGGGGACGGCCGCGGCTGA
- a CDS encoding superoxide dismutase has protein sequence MTYTLPDLPYDYAALEPAISGEIMELHHSKHHKTYVDGANTALEKMAQARETGDFAAITMLSKNLAFHLGGHTNHSVFWTNMSPDGGDRPEGEVAAGIAEFFGSFEGFQGQFEANANTLQGSGWAYLTWDPVAQRMLIGQLYDQQGNVPVGQVPLLMLDMWEHAYYLQYKNVKADYVKAWWNVVNWADVARRLEKARSATSGLLVP, from the coding sequence GTGACCTACACGCTGCCCGATCTTCCCTACGACTACGCTGCTCTCGAGCCCGCCATCTCCGGCGAGATCATGGAGCTGCACCACAGCAAGCACCACAAGACCTACGTGGACGGCGCCAACACCGCCCTGGAGAAGATGGCCCAGGCGCGCGAGACGGGCGACTTCGCCGCCATCACCATGCTGTCCAAGAACCTGGCCTTCCACCTGGGCGGCCACACGAACCACTCGGTGTTCTGGACGAACATGTCCCCGGACGGCGGTGACCGGCCCGAGGGTGAGGTGGCCGCGGGCATCGCCGAGTTCTTCGGCAGCTTCGAGGGCTTTCAGGGTCAGTTCGAGGCCAACGCCAACACCCTGCAGGGTTCGGGCTGGGCCTACCTGACCTGGGACCCGGTGGCCCAGCGGATGCTGATCGGCCAGCTCTACGACCAGCAGGGGAATGTGCCGGTCGGTCAGGTGCCGCTGCTGATGCTCGACATGTGGGAGCACGCCTACTACCTGCAGTACAAGAACGTCAAGGCCGACTACGTCAAGGCCTGGTGGAACGTCGTGAACTGGGCTGACGTGGCCCGCCGCCTGGAGAAGGCCCGCTCGGCCACCTCCGGGCTCCTCGTTCCCTGA